In Macadamia integrifolia cultivar HAES 741 unplaced genomic scaffold, SCU_Mint_v3 scaffold537, whole genome shotgun sequence, the genomic window taattACTCCCCATAGAGAATTTTCAGAGTCTGGTCTTCATTTACATATTTGATAGTCATTTTTATTGAAGCTGATTCTTTGCCTTTAGGTTGAATGTAACTTTTAGATCAAAAAATAACTAGCCACTACACGTTGAAATTTTATGTGAATTCTTTGAATTTTAGTTGTCATGTATAAAATGGAGTATGAGATTTTGTTTTCCCTTCCAGTTTAGAATCATGATAGATCCTTGTCTTGAACAGATAGGAATTAGGAACAATCTTGTCAAGGCAGAATGAAGCATATTGTAAAGATTATGTCATTGGTAGTAGCCATCGCTGCCTTTTGGATTGGCCTCTTGGCGGCATCAGTGGTTCCACGTAATTATGGTTGGTTGGTAAGTTTCTACTTgacatcattttgcattttaaGTAGGTTTTGTTCTCTTATATTCAtgcacataaaaataaaaattaaaaggaaaaaaaatcctttcacttttttatatattcatgcacataaaaataaaaattaaaaggaaaaaaaatcctttcacTTTTTTACTTGAAAGCTTACATTTCCTTTCTCCATTTCTCCCAGCTACCGATCTACTTAATTGTGTCACTAGGATGCTATGGTCTTCTAATGGTTGGAGTTGGTTTGATGAGATTCCCAACATATCCTCATGGAGCACGGCTGCTACAAAAGGTACTCTGTAATTTTCCCTCTTTAACCATTTGGTTGCTTTCCTTCAAAGCTTTAAACTTGTGTTGTCTTATGTATGAGGAAAGCGAACAATATAGAGTTTGTGTACTTTGAAACGAATATAACCAAACGAAGTGCAAGACCAGGCAGGGAAACTTTACCTATCTCTctgaaaaaaattcttatattcCCTAGTGCACATTCCCACTCAAACCTGGAATAATTTCTACCCATAAATGATTATCGATCCCCTCCTTATTATGCTTCAGGTGGTGGTTCCTAATCAGTTTGAATATGACTCGATAATCAAAACCATTTGacattgtttgaatttttttttttttgggtgactAGTTTAATTCATTactgaaggagaaaaaaatacattCAAGCCCCTAAAGAGGGGAGGGGGTAGAAAAGAGGCAAAACAAGGATCTCAATGAGGATCCGGGCTCCTAATCACAAAGTTAGGGAGCTCCCAGGATGCTATAATATGAGAATTTCTTGGGGAAGGGGGACAAGAGGAGGAAACTTTGAGATCTTAGCTTTGACGTAAAAAAAATTGAGCTCTAAATCTTTCCAAGAGGCCGAGAGTTGGACGTCCATTTTCTAtgattcctctccatccatatTTGGCTGATGGCAACACAGAAGGCAAGCTTACCCTCAAAGTCACAATTGGTCTTCCCGTAGAAAGTCATATTCATCCAGATCCATTCCCCGTGGAAAAGGACTTCTCGATGTTGGGTAGCACTTGGAGAGGACTAAATTccaaatggaggaggagacagtgcaGGTAAAGAAGAGGCTCAATGTCCTCCGGCTCAAAGCCACAGAGATAACAAACTGGGGAGATGGGAATCCTTCACTGAATGAGGAAAGATTTAGTGGGGAGGcatttttgtgaagattctcCAGGCCGTGAAGTGCCTAGGAATATGGTGCTTGAACCAGATGAGCTTGTGCCAAGGGAAGGAGGGGTCATGAGATCAGACAAATTCCCAAGCAGCCTTAGCAGCAAAAATCCCCAGATGGGGGGAATGGTTCCAAAGAAGAGTGTCACTCCTCGAGTGTCCAGTAGAAGGAATAGCAGGAAAAGCATTCTAAATTTCTTCCATCTGAGGAGAGAAGCGAATGTTGGGGAGCAAGATCCAGAAGATAATATGTCAACAACCTTGGTGAACCTTTTGGGAGACCAGAATTATAGATGCTCCGGGCACTGAGAACATGGGATAAGAGCCCCACAGGGTGCCAACGGTCAAGCCAGAGGAAAGTAGAGGAGTTATCTCCTATCTGAGTGGATATAACTCTAGAAGCCATTATTCCGAGGGAGATCATGTTACGCCACACCAAAAAGGCATCCGAGGGGATGCCCACAGTCCAAATGATGTCCTGCTTGAACATATTAGAGTAATTCCAATCCACCCAGATGCTTTTCTTCTTAGAAACCACTTTCTAGATCAACTTGTTCCCGCACAGTTAATATCCTGATACGCCTCAAACCAAATCCCCCTTCCTTTTTAAGAAGACAATCGTGCCCTAGCTAAGAGGACAAAGAAATCTAGTGAATTCGcaccctttccaaaggaaggcaaCAAAGATGGATTCCAATTTTGAAGAGATGGACTTGGGCAACCCATAGACACCAGACTAGTAGATGTAGGAAGCTTAGAGAATAGATCTAATACGTTCAAGGCACCCAGTAAAGGATAAAATCTTGCCTTCCCATAACTGAAGGCGTTTTTTTTATGAGATCCAACATAAGAGAGCAGTGGTGAGCAATGAACCTTGCTGGAATTAAAGGCAACCCCAGATACTTGGCTGGAAGAGGCCCATATTCGAAACCAGTCTTCTCAAGGAGGGAGGCCTTAGCACCATCTGAAGCCCCAGACATGAAGATGAGAGATTTCCTCGGGTTGATACGAAGGCCAGACATCGAGACAAAGCATAATAGTATCAATAGGGAGGTCAtctgctttggagaagatcatcaggtcatcaacaaaagcaagGTCGGTGAGCCTTAAGGCTTTGCATTTTGGATGAGAGCAATAAGATTTTGATTCGAGGCAGCTTGTACGCTTCTAAAGAGAACTTCCATAGCAAGGCAAAATATAAGGAGAAAAAGGCATCCCTACCTAATTCCTACTGAAGGAGAGAACCCAGCTGAGTTGCCATTAACAAAAACTGAGAATCTGGGGGAAGCAATGTAGTGAAAAATCTAGTTTGTAAAAGTGGGAGGGAACCCTATCTTATTGAGAACTGAAATAATGAAGTCTTATCTCAGAGAATCGAAAGCCTTGTGGATATCAATCTTCATGAGAGTAGCAGGGGGTGTCCCTTCCTATCAAAGCCTCTAACAATCTCATTACAAAGGAGAATGTTGTCTCCTATGCTTCTTCCTAGGATGAACGTTGATTGGCTATCACTAACAAGAGAATCAATCACTTTCTTTAGGCTATTGCCAAGAATCATGGGAATAAACTTGTATAGAAGACTGTATAAAGAAATTGGCCTAAAATCATTCATAGTGATAGCTCCCTCATACTTGGGgatgagacaaaggaaggtGTGACTATGCCAT contains:
- the LOC122069128 gene encoding dolichol-phosphate mannose synthase subunit 3-like; this translates as MKHIVKIMSLVVAIAAFWIGLLAASVVPRNYGWLLPIYLIVSLGCYGLLMVGVGLMRFPTYPHGARLLQKDIAEAKEFLKRRGSDVGSD